The Streptomyces europaeiscabiei genome window below encodes:
- a CDS encoding asparagine synthase-related protein, with amino-acid sequence MRWLVGWSSTAAGAPVFGSGGATGPDGESVHPVGSHLLWGDPDPLWAVGDWRPDEVRVVTADARTRIAVLGICGASDEQLRVGLFAARGGALRHLTAWPGSYTAVVQVGRRLTVCGDLAGARPVFHTPWAGGTAYATAALPLADLIEADLDFGYLAALLAAPDVPDALQDSTPYDGVRRIPPGHALILRAGAREIAGYEPVASLAVAAPSADPASAVDAVRDALVEAVRTRLSAPRHVPDVDPGPVPGMGPAERRAARGMPVPGIGADVSGGPASGTLALLAAGLPGAPGTVLGHGTGAGERLLAVTFNDLATSGRETELERAGTLAANPRLHHVVVTGGEEVLPYADLEVPLTDEPGPSLVTAARHRARLASGSADHFTGYGARQVLDAHPARLADLLMDRKRRHLVRPVAALARADGSVMVPARVYGAARKLARTPYRSGVEVLADRLMQRRFEEPGGAVGASLAALTWARPGPAARWLTGEALAEVSIRLGATTGRPTVGPGQRPGDFRARAALARHAADLRILEQAVEIRSQRLHTPFLDNQVVRACRTLPEALRVQPGARAAILRTVLEGAGVTDLPSGWGAPSHATSTAAARTGLRVAADTLITLFDTPLLAQAGLVEARVVRKALRAAAEGEPLPLDGLADLVALELWLRRLLSRRGTCWTGTPARQRAVPAGITPPRGALGTGATARRA; translated from the coding sequence ATGCGGTGGTTGGTGGGATGGAGCAGTACCGCCGCTGGCGCACCCGTCTTCGGCTCCGGCGGCGCGACCGGACCCGACGGTGAGAGCGTGCACCCGGTCGGCTCCCATCTTCTGTGGGGCGACCCCGACCCGCTGTGGGCCGTCGGCGACTGGCGCCCCGACGAGGTGCGCGTCGTGACGGCCGACGCCCGGACGAGGATCGCCGTCCTCGGCATCTGCGGCGCCTCCGACGAGCAGCTGCGCGTGGGTCTGTTCGCCGCCCGGGGCGGTGCCCTGCGCCACCTCACCGCCTGGCCCGGCAGCTACACCGCCGTCGTCCAGGTCGGCCGCCGGCTGACGGTCTGCGGCGACCTGGCGGGCGCGCGCCCGGTCTTCCACACCCCCTGGGCGGGCGGCACCGCGTACGCGACCGCCGCCCTCCCTCTCGCCGACCTCATCGAGGCCGACCTCGACTTCGGGTACCTGGCAGCCCTGCTGGCCGCCCCCGACGTACCGGACGCCCTCCAGGACTCCACCCCGTACGACGGCGTGCGCCGCATTCCCCCGGGGCACGCACTGATCCTGCGCGCCGGGGCCCGCGAGATCGCCGGCTACGAGCCGGTCGCCTCCCTCGCCGTCGCCGCCCCCTCCGCCGACCCGGCCAGCGCGGTGGACGCCGTGCGTGACGCGCTCGTCGAGGCCGTACGGACCCGGCTGTCCGCGCCCCGGCACGTGCCCGACGTCGACCCCGGCCCGGTCCCCGGCATGGGCCCGGCCGAGCGCCGGGCCGCCCGGGGCATGCCCGTCCCCGGCATCGGCGCCGACGTCTCCGGCGGCCCCGCCTCCGGCACCCTCGCCCTGCTCGCCGCCGGCCTGCCCGGTGCGCCCGGCACGGTCCTGGGCCACGGCACGGGCGCCGGTGAACGCCTCCTCGCCGTCACCTTCAACGACCTGGCCACCTCCGGCCGCGAGACCGAGCTGGAACGCGCGGGCACCCTGGCCGCCAACCCCCGCCTCCACCACGTGGTCGTGACAGGAGGCGAGGAAGTACTCCCGTACGCCGACCTCGAAGTCCCCCTGACCGACGAGCCGGGCCCCTCCCTGGTGACGGCCGCCCGCCACCGCGCCCGCCTCGCCTCCGGCAGCGCGGACCACTTCACCGGCTACGGCGCCCGTCAGGTCCTGGATGCCCATCCCGCCCGGCTCGCCGACCTCCTCATGGACCGCAAACGCCGCCACCTGGTCCGCCCGGTCGCCGCCCTCGCCAGGGCCGACGGCTCGGTGATGGTCCCCGCGCGCGTGTACGGCGCCGCCCGGAAGCTGGCCCGCACCCCGTACCGCTCCGGCGTCGAAGTCCTCGCCGACCGCCTCATGCAACGGCGCTTCGAGGAGCCCGGAGGCGCGGTGGGCGCCTCGCTGGCCGCCCTCACCTGGGCCAGACCGGGCCCCGCAGCCCGCTGGCTCACGGGCGAGGCCCTGGCAGAAGTATCGATTCGCCTGGGAGCGACGACGGGCCGCCCCACCGTCGGCCCCGGCCAGCGCCCCGGCGACTTCCGCGCCCGCGCGGCCCTGGCCCGCCACGCGGCGGACCTGAGGATCCTGGAACAGGCGGTGGAGATCCGCTCCCAACGCCTCCACACCCCCTTCCTCGACAACCAGGTCGTCCGCGCCTGCCGCACCCTCCCCGAGGCCCTGCGTGTCCAGCCGGGCGCCCGCGCCGCCATCCTCCGTACGGTCCTGGAGGGCGCCGGCGTCACCGACCTCCCGTCCGGCTGGGGTGCCCCCTCCCACGCCACCTCCACCGCCGCCGCCCGCACCGGCCTCCGCGTGGCCGCCGACACCCTGATCACCCTCTTCGACACGCCACTGCTCGCGCAGGCGGGCCTCGTCGAAGCCCGAGTGGTCCGCAAGGCCCTCCGCGCGGCCGCCGAGGGCGAACCCCTCCCCCTCGACGGCCTCGCCGACCTGGTCGCCCTCGAACTCTGGCTACGCCGCCTCCTCTCCCGCCGCGGCACCTGCTGGACAGGCACCCCGGCAAGACAACGCGCGGTACCGGCCGGCATCACACCGCCAAGAGGCGCACTGGGCACGGGAGCGACGGCCAGACGGGCGTAG
- the lhgO gene encoding L-2-hydroxyglutarate oxidase, with product MRRQGAYDCDVLVVGGGIVGLSTAYAITRAAPGTRVTVLEKEPGPARHQTGRNSGVIHSGIYYRPGSLKARYAVRGAAEMVKFCAEYGIEHAVTGKLIVATEKSELPRLHALVQRGRENGIPVRELGAAQIAEYEPEVRGLAAIHVGTTGICDFVGVARQFARASGAEIRYGAEVERIERRASLGVAVRIRGGDVVRGRVLVNCAGLHCDEVARMTGDEPGMRIVPFRGEYYELARPELVRGLVYPVPDPAFPFLGVHLTRGIDGGVHVGPNAVPALAREGYEWGTVRVRELAATLAWPGSWRIARRHWRYGAGELRRSVSKKAFTGAVRRLLPAVSEGDLVPAAAGVRAQAVLRDGTLVDDFLIREGARAVHVLNAPSPAATASLPIGREVGRRALAALAGA from the coding sequence GTGCGGAGGCAGGGCGCGTACGACTGCGATGTGCTCGTGGTCGGCGGCGGAATCGTCGGGCTGTCGACGGCGTATGCGATCACGCGGGCCGCGCCGGGCACGCGGGTCACCGTGCTGGAGAAGGAGCCGGGGCCGGCCCGGCATCAGACCGGGCGGAACAGCGGCGTCATCCACAGTGGGATCTACTACCGGCCGGGGTCGCTGAAGGCGCGGTACGCGGTCAGGGGCGCCGCCGAGATGGTCAAGTTCTGCGCCGAGTACGGCATCGAGCACGCCGTCACCGGGAAGCTGATCGTCGCCACCGAGAAGTCGGAGCTGCCCCGGCTGCACGCCCTCGTGCAGCGCGGGCGGGAGAACGGGATTCCGGTGCGGGAGCTGGGCGCCGCCCAGATCGCCGAGTACGAGCCGGAGGTGCGCGGGCTCGCGGCCATACACGTCGGCACCACCGGGATCTGTGACTTCGTGGGGGTGGCCCGGCAGTTCGCGCGGGCGTCCGGCGCCGAGATCCGGTACGGCGCCGAGGTCGAGCGGATCGAGCGGCGGGCCTCGCTGGGGGTCGCCGTACGGATCCGGGGCGGTGACGTCGTACGGGGGCGGGTGCTGGTGAACTGCGCCGGGCTGCACTGCGACGAGGTGGCCCGGATGACCGGGGACGAGCCCGGGATGCGGATCGTGCCGTTCCGGGGGGAGTACTACGAGCTGGCGCGGCCCGAGCTGGTCCGTGGACTCGTGTATCCGGTGCCCGATCCGGCGTTCCCGTTCCTCGGGGTGCATCTGACCCGGGGGATCGACGGGGGCGTCCACGTCGGGCCCAACGCCGTGCCCGCGCTGGCCCGCGAGGGGTACGAGTGGGGGACCGTGCGGGTGCGGGAGCTGGCGGCGACACTGGCGTGGCCCGGGTCCTGGCGGATAGCCCGGCGGCACTGGCGGTACGGGGCGGGGGAGCTTCGGCGGTCCGTGTCGAAGAAGGCGTTCACCGGGGCGGTGCGGCGGTTGTTGCCGGCGGTCTCGGAAGGGGATCTTGTGCCTGCGGCTGCGGGGGTGCGGGCGCAGGCCGTGCTTCGGGACGGGACGCTGGTGGATGACTTCCTGATTCGGGAAGGGGCGCGGGCGGTGCATGTGCTGAACGCGCCTTCGCCTGCGGCGACCGCTTCGCTGCCGATCGGGCGGGAGGTGGGCCGGCGGGCGCTGGCCGCGCTGGCCGGGGCGTGA
- a CDS encoding aldo/keto reductase has translation MTSLRKLGTSDIEVFPLSLGGNVFGWTADEAQSFAVLDAYAAAGGNFVDTADSYSAWVEGNKGGESETIIGNWVKSRGNRADVVIATKVSQHPEYQGLTAANIKAAADASLARLGTDHIDLYYTHFDKPEVPVEEIITALDDLVKAGKVRAIAASNITPERLRASLDFSAAEGLARYVALQPHYNLVSRDTYEGPLQALATDAGLSAVPYFALAKGFLTGKYRPGTTVDSPRAAGAGAYLETPAGTRVLTVLDEIAESRGAAHATIALAWLAAQPTVAAPIASARTVDQLPALLAVADLTLTPEEVNRLTEASA, from the coding sequence ATGACTTCTCTTCGCAAGCTGGGCACGTCCGACATCGAGGTCTTCCCGCTCTCCCTCGGCGGCAACGTCTTCGGGTGGACCGCAGACGAGGCACAGTCCTTCGCCGTCCTCGACGCCTACGCGGCCGCCGGCGGCAACTTCGTCGACACCGCCGACTCCTATTCGGCCTGGGTGGAGGGCAACAAGGGCGGTGAGTCCGAGACGATCATCGGCAACTGGGTCAAGTCCCGGGGCAACCGCGCCGACGTGGTCATCGCGACCAAGGTGAGCCAGCATCCCGAGTACCAGGGTCTGACGGCGGCCAACATCAAGGCGGCGGCCGACGCCTCCCTCGCCCGCCTCGGCACGGACCACATCGACCTCTACTACACCCACTTCGACAAGCCCGAAGTCCCCGTCGAGGAGATCATCACCGCCCTCGACGACCTGGTGAAGGCCGGCAAGGTCCGCGCGATAGCCGCGTCCAACATCACGCCCGAACGCCTGCGGGCCTCCCTGGACTTCTCGGCCGCCGAGGGCCTGGCCCGCTACGTGGCGCTCCAGCCCCACTACAACCTGGTCTCCCGGGACACCTACGAGGGCCCCCTCCAGGCCCTCGCCACCGACGCCGGCCTTTCCGCCGTCCCGTACTTCGCCCTCGCCAAGGGCTTCCTGACGGGCAAGTACCGCCCCGGCACGACGGTCGACAGCCCTCGTGCAGCCGGTGCCGGCGCGTACCTCGAAACCCCGGCCGGCACGCGGGTCCTCACGGTCCTCGACGAGATCGCCGAGTCCCGCGGTGCCGCCCATGCCACCATCGCCCTCGCCTGGCTCGCCGCCCAGCCGACCGTCGCCGCGCCGATCGCCTCCGCGCGAACCGTCGACCAGCTCCCCGCCCTCCTCGCCGTCGCCGACCTCACCCTCACCCCCGAGGAGGTGAACCGCCTGACCGAGGCCTCGGCATAG
- a CDS encoding MFS transporter gives MSREQRGPNEKLGAVLALAGISNAGLARRVNDLGAQRGLTLRYDKTSVARWVSKGMVPQGAAPHLIAAAIGQKLGRPVPLHEIGLADADPAPEVGLAFPRDVGQAVRAATELYRLDLAGRRAGTGGIWQSLAGSFAVSAYATPASRWLITPADSSVEREASSAEGSGSPLRVGHSDVQKLREAAEDARRWDSKYGGGDWRSSMVPECLRVEAAPLLLGAYSDEVGRALFGASAELTRLAGWMAFDTGQQEAAQRYYIQALRLARAAADVPLGGYVLATMSLQATYRGFGDEGVDLAQAALERNRGLATARTMSFFRLVEARAHARAGDAVAAGAALKAAEGWLERARDGDNDPTWLGFYGYDRFAADAAECYRDLKAPRQVRRFTEQALSRPTEEFVRSHGLRLVVSAVAELESGNLDAACEQGVRAVEVAGRISSARTTEYVKDLLHRLEPYGDEPRVIELRERARPLLMTPA, from the coding sequence ATGTCCAGGGAGCAACGCGGGCCGAACGAAAAACTCGGCGCCGTTCTCGCCCTCGCGGGAATCAGCAACGCAGGACTCGCGCGTCGCGTCAACGACCTTGGCGCTCAACGCGGGTTGACACTTCGCTACGACAAGACCTCGGTGGCGCGGTGGGTCTCCAAGGGCATGGTCCCCCAGGGCGCCGCGCCGCATCTCATCGCTGCCGCGATCGGGCAGAAGCTCGGCCGCCCGGTGCCGCTCCACGAGATCGGCCTGGCGGACGCGGATCCCGCCCCCGAAGTGGGCCTCGCCTTCCCCCGTGACGTCGGACAGGCGGTGCGCGCGGCGACGGAACTGTACCGCCTCGACCTCGCCGGCCGCCGCGCGGGTACCGGCGGCATCTGGCAGTCCCTCGCCGGATCGTTCGCGGTGAGCGCGTACGCGACGCCCGCCTCGCGGTGGCTGATAACCCCGGCCGACAGTTCGGTGGAGCGCGAGGCGAGCTCGGCGGAGGGCTCGGGGTCGCCGCTGAGAGTCGGCCACAGCGATGTCCAGAAGCTGCGGGAGGCCGCCGAGGACGCCAGGCGCTGGGACTCCAAGTACGGAGGCGGCGACTGGCGTTCGTCGATGGTGCCGGAGTGCCTGCGGGTGGAGGCCGCGCCGCTGCTGCTCGGGGCGTACTCCGACGAGGTGGGCCGCGCGCTGTTCGGAGCGTCCGCGGAACTCACCCGCCTCGCCGGCTGGATGGCCTTTGACACGGGTCAACAGGAGGCGGCCCAGCGGTACTACATCCAGGCGTTGAGGCTCGCGCGGGCCGCGGCCGACGTGCCGCTGGGCGGGTACGTGCTCGCCACGATGTCCCTGCAGGCGACCTACCGCGGCTTCGGCGACGAAGGCGTCGATCTCGCGCAGGCCGCCCTCGAACGCAACCGGGGGCTGGCCACCGCGCGCACGATGAGCTTCTTCCGGCTCGTCGAGGCGAGGGCGCACGCGCGAGCGGGCGACGCGGTGGCCGCCGGGGCGGCCCTCAAGGCCGCCGAGGGCTGGCTGGAGCGTGCCCGCGACGGAGACAACGATCCGACCTGGCTCGGCTTCTACGGCTACGACCGGTTCGCTGCGGACGCCGCGGAGTGCTACCGCGACCTCAAGGCGCCGCGTCAGGTGCGCCGCTTCACCGAGCAGGCCCTGTCGCGGCCGACGGAGGAGTTCGTACGCTCGCACGGGCTGCGGCTCGTCGTGTCCGCGGTCGCCGAGCTGGAGTCGGGCAACCTCGATGCGGCGTGCGAGCAGGGCGTACGGGCGGTGGAGGTCGCGGGGCGCATCTCCTCGGCCCGCACCACCGAGTACGTGAAGGATCTGCTGCACCGGCTGGAGCCGTACGGGGATGAGCCGCGGGTGATCGAGCTGCGGGAGAGGGCTCGTCCTCTTTTGATGACACCTGCCTAA
- the trmB gene encoding tRNA (guanosine(46)-N7)-methyltransferase TrmB, whose translation MSDSPDAPEPRTTGASLRHTRDKGEPRFPDGPRPDPAGSHFERRIRSFQPRRSRVTAGQADALQRLWPKWGLDIDGRALDLVELFGDEKPVVLEIGFGMGEATARMAAADPDTNVLAVDVHTPGQGNLLNLADRDGLSNVRVANGDAIILLREMLTPGSLNGLRVYFPDPWPKKRHHKRRLIQPEFLTLVASRLRPGAIVHCATDWEPYAEQMLDVLTAHPDFENTRADGGFAPRPGFRPQTRFEGQGLDKGHVVNDLLFRRVQQREQQQEREQMQESEQPPTGV comes from the coding sequence GTGTCTGACTCCCCTGATGCCCCTGAGCCCCGCACCACCGGTGCCTCCCTTCGGCACACCCGAGACAAGGGTGAGCCGCGATTTCCCGACGGGCCCAGGCCGGATCCCGCCGGGTCGCACTTCGAGCGGCGGATCAGGAGCTTCCAGCCCCGGCGGAGTCGGGTGACGGCCGGGCAGGCGGACGCGCTGCAGCGGCTGTGGCCCAAGTGGGGGCTCGACATCGACGGGCGGGCGCTGGATCTCGTCGAGCTGTTCGGCGACGAGAAGCCCGTCGTGCTGGAGATCGGGTTCGGGATGGGCGAGGCGACCGCTCGGATGGCCGCCGCCGATCCGGACACCAATGTGCTCGCCGTGGACGTGCACACGCCGGGCCAGGGGAACCTGCTGAATCTCGCGGACCGGGACGGTCTGTCGAATGTGCGGGTCGCGAACGGCGACGCGATCATCCTGCTGCGGGAGATGCTCACCCCGGGCTCGCTGAACGGGCTGCGGGTCTACTTCCCCGACCCCTGGCCGAAGAAGCGGCACCACAAGCGCCGGCTGATCCAGCCGGAGTTCCTCACGCTCGTCGCGTCACGGCTCAGGCCGGGGGCGATCGTGCACTGCGCGACGGACTGGGAGCCGTACGCCGAGCAGATGCTGGACGTACTGACCGCGCATCCCGACTTCGAGAACACCCGGGCCGACGGCGGGTTCGCGCCACGTCCCGGCTTCCGGCCGCAGACCCGTTTCGAGGGACAGGGACTGGACAAGGGTCATGTGGTGAACGATCTGCTCTTCCGCCGCGTACAGCAGCGTGAGCAGCAGCAGGAACGAGAGCAGATGCAGGAGTCCGAACAACCCCCCACAGGCGTCTGA
- a CDS encoding M23 family metallopeptidase, giving the protein MASNRSATEAPFVPNQREGESQTFGYGSYNSDNEGPWQEWNPSEETIRPVRGRHRVAKPRGGLARGGLARSSTVLGVGVIAAVGGAGMASAQSGKAPVSISMPDMPNVGSVFEDEADEPEPQASTTPLSSAGLTAADAEQGTADAGEALRARIMAQAESQQDASDKAAAEAAQTAAADKAAELAAKEKKEAEAKEAAAKKKAEEEAAEKKEAERLASLAKQFTLPTSSYTLTSTFGQAGPYWSSGYHTGLDFAAPTGTLIKAVHGGTITQAGYEGSYGYKTVLTLDDGTEIWYAHQSSIGVSVGQKVATGDVIGRVGATGNVTGAHLHMEVHPGGSASGIDPAAWLRSKGLTP; this is encoded by the coding sequence GTGGCGTCGAACCGGTCCGCGACCGAAGCCCCGTTCGTCCCGAACCAACGCGAAGGCGAGAGCCAGACGTTCGGTTACGGCAGCTACAACAGCGACAACGAGGGCCCCTGGCAGGAGTGGAATCCCAGCGAGGAGACCATTCGCCCCGTTCGCGGCCGGCACCGCGTCGCCAAGCCGCGCGGTGGACTCGCCCGTGGCGGACTGGCCCGCAGCTCCACGGTTCTCGGCGTCGGTGTCATAGCCGCCGTCGGCGGCGCCGGCATGGCCAGCGCGCAGTCCGGCAAGGCCCCGGTGTCCATATCGATGCCCGACATGCCGAACGTCGGCTCGGTCTTCGAGGACGAGGCCGACGAGCCGGAGCCCCAGGCCTCCACCACCCCGCTCAGCAGTGCCGGCCTGACCGCCGCCGACGCCGAGCAGGGCACCGCCGACGCCGGTGAGGCGCTGCGCGCCCGCATCATGGCGCAGGCCGAGTCCCAGCAGGACGCCTCCGACAAGGCCGCCGCCGAGGCCGCCCAGACCGCCGCCGCGGACAAGGCCGCCGAGCTGGCCGCCAAGGAGAAGAAGGAAGCCGAGGCAAAGGAAGCCGCCGCCAAGAAGAAGGCGGAGGAAGAGGCCGCGGAGAAGAAGGAAGCCGAGCGCCTCGCGTCCCTCGCCAAGCAGTTCACGCTTCCGACCTCCTCGTACACCCTCACCTCCACCTTCGGCCAGGCCGGCCCCTACTGGTCCTCCGGTTACCACACCGGCCTCGACTTCGCCGCCCCCACGGGCACCCTCATCAAGGCGGTCCACGGCGGCACCATCACGCAGGCCGGCTACGAGGGTTCCTACGGCTACAAGACCGTCCTCACCCTCGATGACGGCACCGAGATCTGGTACGCCCACCAGTCCTCCATCGGCGTCAGCGTCGGCCAGAAGGTCGCCACCGGCGACGTCATCGGCCGCGTGGGCGCCACCGGCAACGTCACCGGCGCCCACCTCCACATGGAGGTCCACCCTGGCGGTTCGGCCAGCGGCATCGACCCGGCGGCATGGCTGCGCAGCAAGGGCCTGACCCCGTAG
- a CDS encoding sigma-70 family RNA polymerase sigma factor: MGVDGLGEPRPGAETEPQVPSQGGRGIPAQWDRFDSGVLPPRAPSDADLIERMRSGGDSAYEELYRRHAEAVRRYARTCCRDAHTADDLTAEVFARMLQAVRGGSGPEHAVRAYLLTSVRRVAATWTSSARREQLVDDFAVFAAQASRGAAVSDTDTLDLGAEVRAMHEAEQSMAMRAFRSLPERWQAVLWHTEVEDESPSEVAPLFGLDANGTRVLASRAREGLKQAYLQAHVSATLAGNAGECGRYADRLGAYARGSLRTRAERGLRAHLEECAACRLAAGQIKDVASGIPAVVPVAVIGWFGAAGYAKVAALVAGGAGAGAAGAAATVSGGSGGAGAGGGAAAEWLGAPAKAGIAVSVAGMVAAAVALALAGDDVEPKEPPAKPSASRPVEAAPEPDPSTPPEEAPAPGAPAVVVPVSRPLPTPTPSPSPSRAVTPAPAAKPTPTPTPPTPAAPPKPSPTPTPTPPPPPPSAPPAVHQWNELRYGVLGGGTEPEMRLAESSWVWQRYGVSIAGKRYANGVTVHGRSSVTIDLNRRCGSYDALVGVDDLTHGLGKVFFSVYGDGVRLWRSGPVRGGDPAVPVRVDLSGRKTVRLVVEPHSHYELPVLADWAESRFSCG, encoded by the coding sequence ATGGGTGTTGACGGGCTGGGCGAGCCGAGGCCGGGGGCGGAGACGGAGCCTCAGGTGCCCAGCCAAGGGGGGCGTGGGATACCGGCGCAGTGGGATCGGTTCGACTCCGGGGTGCTGCCGCCGCGGGCACCCTCCGACGCCGATCTGATCGAGCGGATGCGGTCGGGGGGTGACTCGGCGTACGAGGAGCTGTACCGGCGGCACGCGGAGGCCGTCCGCCGGTATGCGCGGACCTGCTGCCGGGACGCCCACACCGCCGACGACCTCACCGCCGAGGTCTTCGCCCGGATGCTGCAGGCGGTGCGGGGCGGCTCCGGGCCGGAGCACGCCGTACGGGCCTACCTGCTCACGTCCGTGCGGCGGGTCGCCGCCACGTGGACGAGTTCCGCAAGGCGGGAGCAGCTCGTCGACGACTTCGCCGTGTTCGCGGCGCAGGCCTCGCGCGGGGCCGCGGTGTCGGACACGGACACGCTCGACCTCGGCGCGGAGGTGCGGGCGATGCACGAGGCCGAGCAGTCGATGGCGATGCGGGCGTTCCGTTCGCTGCCGGAGCGGTGGCAGGCCGTGCTGTGGCACACGGAGGTCGAGGACGAGTCACCGAGCGAGGTCGCCCCGCTCTTCGGGCTGGACGCCAACGGCACCCGGGTGCTGGCCAGTCGGGCACGGGAGGGGCTGAAGCAGGCGTATCTGCAGGCCCATGTGTCCGCCACGCTCGCCGGGAACGCGGGGGAGTGCGGGCGGTACGCCGACCGGCTCGGCGCGTACGCCCGTGGCAGTCTGCGGACGCGGGCCGAGCGGGGGCTGCGCGCTCATCTGGAGGAGTGCGCGGCGTGCCGGCTGGCCGCCGGGCAGATCAAGGACGTCGCGAGCGGGATCCCGGCTGTCGTACCGGTCGCGGTCATCGGTTGGTTCGGTGCGGCCGGGTACGCCAAGGTGGCCGCGCTGGTCGCCGGTGGCGCGGGGGCCGGGGCCGCGGGTGCGGCGGCCACCGTGAGCGGTGGATCCGGTGGTGCGGGCGCGGGCGGCGGGGCCGCCGCGGAGTGGCTCGGCGCGCCGGCGAAGGCCGGGATCGCGGTGAGTGTGGCCGGGATGGTCGCCGCGGCGGTGGCGCTCGCGCTGGCGGGCGACGACGTGGAGCCCAAGGAACCGCCGGCCAAGCCGTCCGCCTCGCGGCCCGTCGAGGCCGCGCCGGAGCCGGATCCCTCGACGCCGCCGGAGGAGGCGCCGGCGCCGGGCGCGCCCGCGGTGGTGGTGCCGGTGTCCAGGCCGTTGCCGACACCGACACCATCGCCCTCGCCGTCGCGGGCTGTCACACCGGCTCCGGCCGCGAAGCCGACGCCCACGCCCACGCCGCCCACGCCTGCCGCGCCGCCGAAGCCGTCGCCCACGCCGACCCCGACGCCCCCTCCCCCACCCCCGTCGGCTCCCCCGGCCGTCCATCAGTGGAACGAGCTGCGGTACGGCGTCCTCGGCGGCGGCACCGAGCCGGAGATGCGGCTCGCGGAGAGCAGTTGGGTCTGGCAGCGGTACGGGGTGTCGATCGCCGGGAAGCGGTACGCGAACGGGGTGACCGTGCACGGTCGCTCTTCCGTGACCATCGATCTCAACCGCCGGTGCGGCTCGTACGACGCGCTCGTCGGCGTCGACGACCTGACGCACGGCCTCGGCAAGGTCTTCTTCTCCGTCTACGGCGACGGGGTACGGCTGTGGAGGTCCGGGCCGGTGCGGGGTGGGGATCCGGCGGTCCCGGTGCGGGTGGATCTCAGCGGGCGGAAGACGGTACGGCTGGTCGTCGAGCCGCACAGCCACTACGAGCTGCCGGTGCTGGCGGACTGGGCGGAGTCGAGGTTCAGCTGCGGATGA
- a CDS encoding PrsW family intramembrane metalloprotease, whose product MATSPPYPTHPGGPAGGYAFRPTRWWQRKSVRYGALIGLLGVSGFVILALVREQTGTEGFLVGLGLAVLPVPLLMAAFRWLDRVEPGPWHNLVFAFAWGACAAALIAIVANSFATRWIATATADPSHADALGATVIAPVVEETAKAAAILLVFLFRRRHFTGIVDGVVIAGFTATGFAFTENILYLGTAFGTDQLSGGSGLASVTAATFFVRVIMSPFAHPLFTVLTGIGFGIAAFSAEWQRGRRVLVPVGGLLLAMGMHAVWNGSATFGEYGFFAVYAAFMVPVFGLLTWLVIWARQRELRTVREALPAYAAAGWLTPAEPYVLGSMRARRVAREYAAHHFGKAGARSVAEYEAYATQLAFLRHRGLRGRAGDGFALRERELLFELWRRRGLARPAMGYAGREAGPKHGYGYGGYGHGGYGYGYGSAYPQPVAYGMAPYPSYNPYQY is encoded by the coding sequence ATGGCCACCAGTCCCCCCTACCCGACGCACCCCGGCGGCCCTGCCGGTGGGTATGCGTTCAGGCCCACGCGCTGGTGGCAGCGGAAGAGCGTCAGATACGGGGCCCTGATAGGGCTGCTCGGGGTCTCCGGGTTCGTCATCCTCGCGCTCGTCCGTGAACAGACCGGCACGGAGGGGTTCCTCGTCGGGCTGGGGCTCGCCGTGCTGCCCGTGCCGTTGCTCATGGCCGCGTTCCGGTGGCTCGACCGGGTGGAGCCCGGGCCCTGGCACAACCTGGTGTTCGCCTTCGCCTGGGGGGCGTGTGCCGCGGCACTCATAGCCATCGTGGCGAACAGTTTTGCGACCCGGTGGATAGCCACGGCGACCGCGGACCCCTCGCATGCCGACGCGCTGGGTGCCACCGTCATAGCGCCCGTGGTGGAGGAGACCGCCAAGGCCGCGGCCATCCTTCTTGTCTTCCTGTTCAGGAGGCGGCACTTCACCGGGATCGTGGACGGCGTGGTGATCGCGGGGTTCACCGCGACCGGGTTCGCGTTCACCGAGAACATCCTGTATCTGGGCACCGCTTTCGGGACGGATCAGCTCAGTGGGGGCAGTGGGCTGGCGTCGGTCACCGCGGCCACGTTCTTCGTGCGGGTGATCATGTCGCCGTTCGCGCATCCGTTGTTCACCGTGCTGACGGGGATCGGGTTCGGGATCGCGGCGTTCTCCGCCGAGTGGCAGCGGGGGAGGCGGGTGCTCGTGCCGGTGGGTGGGCTGCTGCTCGCCATGGGGATGCACGCGGTCTGGAACGGGTCGGCGACGTTCGGGGAGTACGGGTTCTTCGCGGTGTACGCGGCCTTCATGGTGCCGGTGTTCGGGTTGCTGACGTGGCTGGTGATCTGGGCTCGGCAGCGGGAGTTGCGGACCGTGCGGGAGGCGTTGCCCGCGTATGCGGCCGCGGGGTGGCTGACCCCGGCCGAGCCGTACGTGCTGGGGTCGATGCGGGCTCGGCGCGTGGCGCGGGAGTACGCGGCGCACCACTTCGGAAAGGCGGGGGCCCGGTCGGTCGCGGAGTACGAGGCGTACGCGACGCAGTTGGCGTTCCTGCGTCATCGAGGGCTGCGGGGGCGGGCCGGGGATGGCTTCGCGCTGCGGGAGCGGGAGCTGTTGTTCGAGCTGTGGCGACGGCGGGGGTTGGCTCGGCCCGCGATGGGATACGCGGGGCGGGAAGCTGGGCCGAAGCACGGGTACGGGTACGGCGGCTACGGGCACGGCGGCTACGGGTACGGGTACGGGTCGGCCTACCCTCAGCCGGTGGCTTACGGGATGGCTCCGTATCCCTCGTACAACCCGTATCAGTACTAG